DNA from Cottoperca gobio chromosome 4, fCotGob3.1, whole genome shotgun sequence:
TTATAGACGTCTTTAGAGGGAgagtacataataaatgatgtgtgtgtgtgggttgccaGTCATCAGGTGACTCCCAATCTTTAACGAGAGGGCCCAAATCTTGCCATTTGTCTGCCGGAGCTTTTGCTAGAGAGACATGTGGCACCGCCCCTGACACTTGATACAGTGCTGATTGGGGGAGTGTGAGAGTAACAGAAATAGCATTGCGCAGCGAGCTCCAATACATAGTCTTCAACATTatctcatcattaatgtcatcCATAAGAAAATCCTGCTGAAAGCATTGAGATGCACCTCCTTCATCCACATGAACAGtacaatgcaaatgatcattaggCATGAATACAGCATTGGAAAGAACCCGCTGATGGGTCAAATGTATCAGTTTTTCTGATACAGGAAAATTTAGGAGccaaagacacacaaatgatGTATCAGGTTGCCATAATGCAGTGTTGAGCATTATGGGAGATGAACGTCTGACTTCTAAACCTTCATCGGTGGAGATGAGGTTGAGACCAAACTGTAATATCAAATCTCTTCCCATGAAATTTATGGGACAGACTGATGATAGtagaaaactgtgtttaacagaTGAGGGAAAAGGGTGGCTGTTATCACCTATATCTGTGCATTTTACTGGCATGGAGAATCTTTCTTTAACAGTAACACCCGCAGCTCCAATAGAATGGATGTATCTGCCACTCAACTTGCAGTCAGGCAGATCACTAATTTTAacaacagagtgagtggcacctgaatcaaccaaaaatacaatctttttacCTAGGATGTCCAAAGACAGAGTGGGGAACTTTTCATACGAATTCTtagcattgtattttacatatgtgcCCACTGGTTTCATAGCTTCTTCCTGCAGCAGTTCAATAGCattgacaatgtgtgtgtatgtgtgtgtttcacttccctGTTCTGTAGCTTCGGGCGGCGCGTGTTCCTCTCCGTCAGGCTGTGTTCACCGACCTCTCCAATGTCTGTTTGACAtcagtttccagctgtgtaGTCACGACTGAATACTTGTTGTTCGCGTCCCTGTTGTCGGTTGCGTCTTTCTGGACAGTCTGTGACCCAGTGACCTTGCTTGTTGCAGATGAAACAGGCACTGTTATTCTGTAAGGGCCCTTTTCTTCATTACTGTTCTCTGGTGGCGGCGGGATACGATGTCCTCCTTCCGCTTCTTGTGGTGTAGCCTTGCTGTAGCGGCAGCCTGTGGTCCTGGTAGAGGATCTGTTTGTGCAGGTTGCACaggagggagaggtgggaacggacagccatccaagagggaatcacgctGGCCTTtgacagagggatacaaagaaacagtgacaatgtgtgtgttgaatggGTTATGTGGATTGGGACTAAAGACGGACATATGGTGGTGGAAGTGCAGGGGTAAACATCCAACTTTTTACGTCTTTCTTATCTTTCTAAATACCAAAAAACAAATTTTCACAATCATTCACATCCAAACATCCTTCTAATTTATACGTTTTTGCAGTGAAGCTCTTTCGGCTGCAATTCGTAAATCTCTTCACACCTCTTctagggagggggagaaatgcatgcagcagctgcagcatctcCAGCTGTGCCCTGTGGCCTCTGCACTTTTGTGAAACTTAAACGTAAACATTAAACTCTTTCTCCTATAagtcctttatttttaatttgcttaaaaaaaaaaaactttggaAATGCATTTCCGTCCAAATTGATAAATTTGACAAActgtcttcaccatatttcttcctcatgacatttacgatcggaccctcaggagacTCGAACTCCTTACTTTGTTTAGGTACCCATGACTCGAACTTCCTTCTCCCAGGAGACTCGAACTCCTTTTgttgcaatattaaaataataccaCACTGTTAACTTTAAGAAGACTCGAACTTCTTACTTTCAGGAGACTCGAACTCCCTACTATTCGTCCGTCGACGATTATGATATTTGTTTTCCCTTACTACAAAGCACACAAAAACTTTCCCGTGTCCAACACGTCGAATAATGCTATTATTCTctttatagtctttcacaaaatgtcatgaggtttgcttactttagttttaaaaatagaatatattaaaaatgatctcaGGGCAGCGGCGTTTACAGCTTAAGAGGCGCCTCCGACGCAGAATGGACATGTGTTTTCATCCCTTGGTGAAAGACAACAGCGGCTGTGAGAGCCCACACACAGTGAAActtaaaattataatttaatggAGGGTTTTAAGTGGTAACATGTTGTTTGGTAAACATGAAAATCCTTACCAGGCATGACAATGTGTCAGGTACAGATGAAAAAAATCTAAACGGAAAATATAAGAGGATGTAGTGAGAAGAGTtgagacaggaagaggaagtggtCACCGCCCCTGAGTGAACGCTGATCACCAGTATCACCCACAATTAACATAGTAGAGAAAATGAAGAACGTTTTAGAAGAACTGATTATCATTTCAAGCTACATTTACAGACTTGAACTTAAAACTTCTAAATTGTAAACGATGAGTGCatataaatgaatttaaaacgCTTCACCGAAGTGAACGTTTTACAGTTAAGTGTTAAAACTATAACTGTAAATTTgcattcatgttttttatttaatgtaatttgtcACAGATTAGTATTATTTAGGTTTGTAAAGTCAGACATCTCAATGACCCAAATCAGAAGATCATCACTTTCTTGTAAATACTGACAGTTTACTAAGTCATGACGTCTTCTTCTTTCAGAGGTTCATTCATGATAccattaataatacataaacaATGACCTGATAACCAAGAGGCCAAGTTTCTTTGTATAGctcaaataaagtaaatgatCTCTTCACCACATCAATTGTTTCAGATCAACTTATCAGGAAGCCTCACAACTCTTGTTTGTCACAATTTGGCTCTGGGCCTTATTGCCACGCTGCTCGGCTCCGAGCGACACATCTGTATGAGCAAGTCTCCTCCATCTCACATATGCTTGACATTTGGGCGGCATTGTGTCTCAGTAGTCGTTGACATTTCAGTTTACACATTGATACTTGCTGAGTTGTATCTGTATAGTACAGTCTTCAGTTTTGCTTTGGTTTTGCTTTGCTTTCTTGCTCTTGTGTgcactctgtgcatctcctttTTCTCACTTGGCATGTAACAATGCTTATACCAGAACACTATTTTTGAATAACCTGCCTCATGTTTTTTGTGCTTTTCAAGTGTGGTTCTGCTGCTAAGGTTATTATCAGCGAATGGGGCTTGGctttaaagcaaaaacaagtttatgaaatgaaaagttGTTTTCATCATGTGAGCCGTACGGGTGTGACAAAACAACTTTTCATCTCCATGCTCCAATGTTCTGCTCTTAAAAAGTGAGGCCATGTGGGATGATGGTGCACGTCTACactgccatcatcgagtccatcctcacctcctccatcaccatctggtacgctgctgccactgaccgggacaaggtcagactgcagcgtgtcattcACTCTGCGGAGAAGGTTATGAGCTGCAATCactccaggacctgcacgcctccaggacccggaagcgtgcaggtaagattgcagctGACCCCTCCCATCCTGGACACAGACTTTTTGAGTCACTTCCATctggcaggaggctgcggtccatcaggaccaaaacctctcgccataaaaacagttaaaaaaaaaaaaagtgtaaagtggcctccaatagagcaggtggcagtattatgtttaacattagctgaaaaacattatccgcaagtaaacacacagaagaagaaaacaggaacaataacagaaggtgaagacgaaaacatatggatgagagtcacagtgaacgggagagatagagacgcagttgtacctgccaagaaagttaaaactttatgcaagtaactagacaaatgggaggagaccttcccttatttaataaaaagcagagtcgggcaaactcgtgctttttgtaaaatgtgccattcagatgttagctttgcacacaacggaataagcgatgttcgccagcaagaaaaatcatccaagcacaagcacgccaagaggcacaaaaacattcaaattcaaagatgttgatgctttgcgccaaaaataatgtagccttcagcttcggCGATGATTTCAGTAGCAGTGTAGCGatatgtttcccgactctgccatcgcaaggaagtactcgtcggggaaaacaaaagccacacaactcatcaatcatcaaataaattgatgatattatgactaataaataaaatacataaattgtatAAACATGTTTGTAGGCTACAAGTAagacatactttacataaacatgtatttcctgaatgtatagagcaggggtgtcaaactcattttagttcaggggccacatacagccctatttgatctcaagtgggccaggCTAGTAAAATCATttcataataacctataaataacgagatctcaaaatgtttccctttgtttttttgcaaaaaaCTACACactacattctgaaaatgttcacatttaattaactatctttttacaaaacattatgaacaacccaaaagtgcaatttcaacaatattatgcctcagtttatcatttagttgcattacaacttacagatcacagtgcatcaggcacaaaacatttagtcacaggtatctggaacaatatagtattttactttatgatcaaaacaacttgtcaagatatagaaataattttaaaattacattcatttccacatctgtgcagtaatcctgacacaccacacaaatacaaacgaaagtggcaactattaaggaagaaggttaaagggcctacgaaatgataaacatgaatttctactgatgataataaatgctatttgtctttattagtaggggatgggagggagagggcgGGAAAGGTTGGGAAATTTACCTTGATGGGGCTATGGGTTTCCATTTGTTGGAGGCagctatttcatttacattctgttttgtcattATTATGTACACTGTTCTCTCCATTTTTAGTTATGGATGTTCTAGGGCTGACCTGACACTTTCGATGCTATACGTGGTGTCATGGCTAATGTAACTGGTACAGGGACTGGTGGTGGACAGGGGGTCAGGATACTATCTCTGAATACTGGTGGGTTGAATGCTCCGGTGAAACGCACAAAGATTATGACACATCTTAAAAGCTTGAATGCGGATATAATGTTTACACAGGAGACACATCTTTGTAACTCTGATTAGCGAAAGCTGAATAGGCCGTGGATTGGACAAATGTTTCATTCGCAATTTAACCTAAAGACAAGGGGCACAGCCATTTTAATtaggaaaaatgtaaatttcacCCCTACTAATACAATTTTAGATCCAAATGGATGTTATGTCATAATTTCTGGCACACTCTATCAGAAGCCGGTCATCTTAGTATCTGTGTATGCTACCAATTGGAATGATCATAATTTTGTGAAATCGCTATTCTCCACCATTCCGGATTTTAATTCCCATCTATTAATATTGGGAGGAGATATGAATTGTGTTATAGACCCAACACTAGACAGATCTAGTTCCAGATCCGTTGCGCCCTCTAAAACGGCACAGACTATCTCTGCTTTTATGGATCACTATGGCTACGTCGACCCGTGGAGATTTTTACACACCTCGGTTAGGCAATACTATTTCTTTTCCCATGCACATCGTTCATACTCGCGCATAGATTATTTCATTGtcgataaaacatttatttcgtTGATTGTCTCAGTTCATTACTCACCGATAACTGTATCAGATCATTCATCTGTGATCTTGGACCTTCACTTTGATCATAAGCCTAAGGAATTTAGATTCTGGCGTCTTGACCCTCTTTTACTATCTGATGCAGGCTCTTGTGAGTGTATTTTGGAATCAATTGCATTCTTTTTGAGACCAACCAAAATGAAGAGACCTCTGCGTCCCTACTGTTGGAAACACTTAAAGCTTTTCTTAGGCGTAAGATCATCTTGCATATGTCTCATGTTAATAAAATTCGTAGAGCACGccaaagagagctggaggaggctatCATTAATCTAGACAACCAACTCTTTTCCACTCAATCAccttatatatttaaagaacggATGGGGCTCCAAACAGAACTTGACCTTCTCCTAACAAGAGAGGCTGAACGACTCCTTCTAAATTCACGAGGGTCTatatatgaacatggagataaggCTGGCCGTCTCCTGGCCCACCAATTAAAGGCTAGGGTGGCCTCGAATCAAATCACCCAGATTCGGGATGAGTTGGGCTCTCACACTTCTGACCCGGGAGAgattaataacatctttaaattgtACTACTCTCATCTCTACACGTCAGctacttacattttttgataaacTAGATATGCCCAATATTTCGACTAATGACCAACAGATACTAGATGCCTCCCTGCAGCTCGCTGAGATTAAAGAGGCAATACAGTCCATGAATAGTGACAAATCACCGGG
Protein-coding regions in this window:
- the LOC115007188 gene encoding uncharacterized protein LOC115007188 isoform X2, translating into MKPVGTYVKYNAKNSYEKFPTLSLDILGKKIVFLVDSGATHSVVKISDLPDCKLSGRYIHSIGAAGVTVKERFSMPVKCTDIGDNSHPFPSSVKHSFLLSSVCPINFMGRDLILQFGLNLISTDEGLEVRRSSPIMLNTALWQPDTSFVCLWLLNFPVSEKLIHLTHQRVLSNAVFMPNDHLHCTVHVDEGGASQCFQQDFLMDDINDEIMLKTMYWSSLRNAISVTLTLPQSALYQVSGAVPHVSLAKAPADKWQDLGPLVKDWESPDDWQPTHTHHLLCTLPLKTSIKMTSTVQHTHSALQYALTLKTLQECLLHKVHTLQMFLISHWLCQMFQEHYGQLTNMM